Within the Pseudomonas orientalis genome, the region CCAGCAACGGGCCCACCGCTTTTGGCCTAAAGTGGCGGTGTTTGCGCATGCGCAGGGTGTGTCCTGTAGAGGGCAGTCGTAACGGAGTCGATATGCGTCGGTCGGTGGTAGAGCAAAATGAAAAAGTCCGGGTCTTGCCTGCGTTCAATCGCCTGACCCGGGACGGCGCCGGGTGGCTCAGCCGCCTCTGGTGGGTGCCGATCCTGGCGCTGGCCATGGTCCTGCGGTTCTACCACCTGACGTCGGCGGCGATCTGGGGTGACGAAGGCTCGAGCCTCTTGCTCAGCGAATATGCGCTGGCCGACCTGTGGTTTCACGCCGCCCACGATGTGCATCCGCCGCTGTATTTTGTGCTGCTGCGCGGCTGGATCGAAGTGTTTGGCGACAGCATCTGGTCGATCAGGAGCATGAGCGCCATCCCCGGTGCCGTCGTGGTGGGCCTGGGGATCTGGCTGACGCGGCAGCTGTCCACCCGTCGCGCGGCGCTGCTGGCCGGCATCCTGCTGGCGCTGCTGCCGACGGCGGTGCGCTACAGCCAGGAAGTGCGCATGTATTCGCTGCTCGGCGTATGGCTGTTGGGGGCGACGCTGGCGTTGGTCTACTGGCTGCGCCAGCCCGAGCGCACGCGTTACCTGGCCGCTTATGTGCTGTTGATGAGCGCCGGTTTCTACACCCATTATTTCACCGCGCTGTGCGTGCTGGTGCACTGGGCGTACCTGGGGCTGCACTCGCCAGGCCCGCGTCTGATCACGCGCCCGGCATGGTGGGTGGCCAACGCCGCGATTGTGGCGTTGTACCTGCCCTGGCTGCCGAATCTTCTGGACCTGGTGCAGCACGTCGAACAACTCAAGGTAGGCGGGGACATTGGTTGGGAGGAGCCGGTCAACCTGCTGTCCCTGCCCTCTATGATCTGGCAGTTCGTGTTGCAGGATGAAGGCGTTGATTTCTGGGCGCCGCTGTTCTGGGCCTTTCCGCTGCTGTTGGTCGCAGTGGTCCTGGTAACGGCATGGCGCAACTCCGGGGCTCATTTGCCTGCGTTGTTTTTCTTGCTGCCGTTGCTGTTGGTGTACGGTGTGTCGTTTATCTCGCCGGTCTTTATCGAGCGCTATCTCACGGTGTACGCCCTGGGCTTGCCGATCGTCCTGGCGATGGCCATCGACCGCTTGCCGTCACGCCAGTCATGGTTGGGCGCAGCGCTGTTGGTGCTGTTTGTGGGCATGGAATTGCTGGGCCTGAAGAACAACTTCGAGGTAGATGAACAGGATCAATTCAACGTGCCGGTGGAGTTCGTTAATCGAAATTACCAGGAGGACGACCGCATCGTCCTCAGCGACATGATGTGGTACCTCAGCTACGTGTATTACGACCAGACCGACGCGCAGTTGCAGCTTTACACCCCGCCCAAACCCGACGGCACCTCGACGCGACCGAATGCCTATGGTTTCGGCACGCTGGTGGACCAGGACGGTGGGCGCATCTACCTGGATCGCCTGTCAGCACTGCCTGTTCAAACGCGGCGGGTATGGTTGATCAGCAGCAACGAAGCGCCGGATGAATTCGCGCCGCTGCCGAACGGCTGGCGCGAACTCAGTCGCCAGGACGGCGGAGGCGCCAGGGCGCGGTTGTTTGTGTTGTGCAATGTGCCGGCGCCGCAGCCTGAGGGTTGCCGCTAGACGCTGTTGAACAGGTTTATGAGGAACATTCCATGGAATCGCCCCTGCGCAGCGAGTTGAACCTGACGTTGCAGGATGGTCGAGGGGTGTAAAAAAATATCCAGAAAAACGCAAATATGTAAAAAAAATTGGTGAGTGGTAAAAAAAACTGGGATTTAATCGTTCAAGTTAATTTTTTCTGAAAGGGCTCGCCATGCCGACAGTCGGATACGCTCACCTGTGTGAGGCGCTGGATCTAAAGGTGATAGCACCGCTGCGGGCTGCGATGATCAAGCCGGTGACCAGGATTACCCTGATCGGTGACTGTCTGGCGGTGCCCCATTCGGTGGCGCCCCCGAAACATGCGCTGTTTGAGCACGTACTGTTTGCACTTAAGCATGAAGGCGTGAATCTGGCGCTACTTGCCCCGGTATTTGAACAGCTCGGCCCAGAACCGTTCCTGGAGGCGCTGGCCGACTCGCCCAATGGTGCGTTTATCCGAAAAGCCTGTTTTCTTTGGGAGGGCTTTACCGGGAAAATGCTTGATCACACCCTTCCTGTTCGTGGGCGCGTCGTTCCCTTGTTCGACCCCCAGCGCTATGTGACTGGCCCAAGTATTCGCAACAGTCGTTGGCGAGTGGATTTCAATGGTTTGGGCTCTTTGCATTATTGCGCCACCGTAGAGCGAACGCCTGAGCTGGAAGCGTTGTTGGCGCTTGATGTATTGGCTCGTGCCAAATCCTTCATGGCCACCCTCCCACCCGCAATGATGGACCGCGCCATCCAGTGGGCGTACCTGCACGAAACCCGCGATTCATTTGCCATCGAAAAAGAACAACCCAGCGAAGAAAAATCCCGTCGCTTCGTTCAACTCCTGCGCCAGGCTCACGAAGGCCGTTTGCTCACCGAGGACTACTTGGTCGAGCTGCAAAACAGCACCGTCTCCAACCCCTTCGACAAAGCCGTCGCGTTTCGCCACGAACAGAACCACCTGCACAACGGGCTGCGCGGCGCAGCCGGTGTGAGCTACGTACCGCCAGCCCCCGCGCTTTGCCAGGAATTGATGGAAGAGCTGATGGCCTTCGCCAACCAACCCGTGCGAGACGTCGATCCTTTGGTTGCGGCGGCGGTCACCGCTTTCGGCTTCGTCTTCCTGCACCCGTTCATGGACGGTAACGGGCGCCTGTCTCGCTTCCTGATTCACCAGACGCTTTGCCACTACGGTGCACTGGAAAATGGCTTGTTGCTACCGGTCTCCGTCGCCATGAAGCACGAAGAGCAAGCCTATCTGGAGGCACTCAAGACCTTCTCCCAGCCGACGCGGGAGTTCTGGAAGGTTACTTGGTTGGACGCCGACCACATGGCGTTCGACTTCATCGGTCACCCCTCGATCTACCGCTACTGGGACGCCACCCGCTGCGTCGAATTCACCCTGCAAATGGCCCGCCGCGCACTGGAAGTCGAACTGCGCGAAGAAACCGAATTCCTCGACCGCTACGACCGTGTGATCAAGGCGGTAAACCAACGCTACGACGTACGTGGGAGTGATTTGTCGAAGCTGGTAATGATGTGCCTGGATAACGAGGGGAAGGTCTCGAAGCACCGACGCAAGCAGTTTCAGTACTGCGTGCCGGAGGAGGTGTTTGGGTTTATTGAAGAGGAGACCATGAGGTTGATTGGCGAGTAAAAGAGCGATTCCTCCCAGATCTGAATATGGGAGGGAGCTTGCTCCCGATGGGGGAGTGTCAGCGAATGCGTCAATAACTGACGCACCGCCATCGGGGGCAAGCCCCCTCCCACATTGGTCCTGCGGTGTCGCCGCTGAATCGCTCCACCCATCGAGAAATTGTTTCAAAACTTGACGGCACCTCATCCCTCCACCATATTAATAGTTAGCAAACTAACTGTATGCGAACTATCCAGTGTCCCAATCCCTCGAACAACTCCAGATGAACCTCAGCAGCAGCATGGTGGTGGGCGCCCGTAACTGGCGCAAAATCTGCCAGGCCACGCTGGTGAGCTATGGCATCTCTGAAGCCTGCGCCGTGCCGCTGTTGATGATCGGCCGCCTGGGCGATGGTGTGCATCAGGTCAAAGTGGCCCAGGCTTCGGGCATGGAAAGCCCGTCGCTGGTGCGCCTGCTCGACCGGCTGTGCAGCGACGGTTATGTGTGCCGCACCGAAGACATCCATGACCGTCGCGCCAAGGCGTTGAGCCTCACCGAGCGCGGTCGTGAGCTGGTGCAGGCAGTGGAAGCCCAACTGGTGCGCCTGCGCAAGGAAGTCCTGGTAGACATCGCCGCCACCGATCTGGAAGCCGCGCTGCGCGTGCTGCGCGCCTTCGAGGCGGCCGAGGCGGTAGCGCCTTGAACGGATTCTTTACCGGTTTTCCGCCTGCTCGCGACTGGTTCTACGGGGTGCGTACCTTCGCCGCGTCGATGATCGCGCTGTACATCGCCATGCTCATGCAAATGCCGCGTCCGTATTGGGCGATGGCCACGGTGTATATCGTCTCCAGCCCGTTTGTCGGCCCCACCAGTTCCAAAGCGTTGTACCGCGCGATCGGCACGTTGATGGGCGCGGCGGCGGCGGTGTTATTTGTGCCGATGTTCGTGCAGTCACCCTACATTCTGGTGGTGGTGATCGCCCTGTGGACGGGCACCTTGCTGTTCCTTTCCCTGCATCTGCGCACGGCCAACAGCTACGCCCT harbors:
- a CDS encoding glycosyltransferase family 39 protein is translated as MRRSVVEQNEKVRVLPAFNRLTRDGAGWLSRLWWVPILALAMVLRFYHLTSAAIWGDEGSSLLLSEYALADLWFHAAHDVHPPLYFVLLRGWIEVFGDSIWSIRSMSAIPGAVVVGLGIWLTRQLSTRRAALLAGILLALLPTAVRYSQEVRMYSLLGVWLLGATLALVYWLRQPERTRYLAAYVLLMSAGFYTHYFTALCVLVHWAYLGLHSPGPRLITRPAWWVANAAIVALYLPWLPNLLDLVQHVEQLKVGGDIGWEEPVNLLSLPSMIWQFVLQDEGVDFWAPLFWAFPLLLVAVVLVTAWRNSGAHLPALFFLLPLLLVYGVSFISPVFIERYLTVYALGLPIVLAMAIDRLPSRQSWLGAALLVLFVGMELLGLKNNFEVDEQDQFNVPVEFVNRNYQEDDRIVLSDMMWYLSYVYYDQTDAQLQLYTPPKPDGTSTRPNAYGFGTLVDQDGGRIYLDRLSALPVQTRRVWLISSNEAPDEFAPLPNGWRELSRQDGGGARARLFVLCNVPAPQPEGCR
- a CDS encoding Fic family protein, translating into MPTVGYAHLCEALDLKVIAPLRAAMIKPVTRITLIGDCLAVPHSVAPPKHALFEHVLFALKHEGVNLALLAPVFEQLGPEPFLEALADSPNGAFIRKACFLWEGFTGKMLDHTLPVRGRVVPLFDPQRYVTGPSIRNSRWRVDFNGLGSLHYCATVERTPELEALLALDVLARAKSFMATLPPAMMDRAIQWAYLHETRDSFAIEKEQPSEEKSRRFVQLLRQAHEGRLLTEDYLVELQNSTVSNPFDKAVAFRHEQNHLHNGLRGAAGVSYVPPAPALCQELMEELMAFANQPVRDVDPLVAAAVTAFGFVFLHPFMDGNGRLSRFLIHQTLCHYGALENGLLLPVSVAMKHEEQAYLEALKTFSQPTREFWKVTWLDADHMAFDFIGHPSIYRYWDATRCVEFTLQMARRALEVELREETEFLDRYDRVIKAVNQRYDVRGSDLSKLVMMCLDNEGKVSKHRRKQFQYCVPEEVFGFIEEETMRLIGE
- a CDS encoding MarR family winged helix-turn-helix transcriptional regulator, which produces MNLSSSMVVGARNWRKICQATLVSYGISEACAVPLLMIGRLGDGVHQVKVAQASGMESPSLVRLLDRLCSDGYVCRTEDIHDRRAKALSLTERGRELVQAVEAQLVRLRKEVLVDIAATDLEAALRVLRAFEAAEAVAP